In Plasmodium sp. gorilla clade G2 genome assembly, chromosome: 5, one genomic interval encodes:
- a CDS encoding Hsc70-interacting protein → MIDEKKVEDLKQFVTLCQEDPSILLKPELGFFKTFIESFGGKVGKDKEFFEKSASDESTEEKSEEEEAEEDEDDKDDVEEDEEEEEEEEEEEEDERCKDFMVEETIECPPLAPIVDEDLSDEVLEQISNLKIEAAELVQDNKLEEALEKYNKIIAFGKPSAMIYTKRASVLLSLKRPKACIRDCTEALNLNIDSANAYKVRAKAYRHLGKWECAHADIEQGQKIDYDEDLWDMQKLIEEKYKKIYEKRRSKINREEEKKRKKREKELKKRLAARKAAEKAYNKANNKRENYDSDSSDSSYSEPDFSGDFPGGMPGGMPGGFPGGFPGGMPGGMPGGMPGGMPGGMPGGMPGGMPGGMPGGFPGGMPGGFPGGMSGGMPGGMPGGMPGGMPDLNSPEMKELFNNPQFFQMMQNMMSNPQLISKYANDPKYKNLFENLKNSDFGNMMGKENGKN, encoded by the exons atgaTAGATGAGAAAAAAg TTGAAGACTTAAAACAGTTTGTGACACTTTGTCAAGAAGACCCATCCATTTTATTGAAACCAGAATTGGGATTCTTTAAAACATTCATTGAAAGTTTTGGAGGTAAGGTTGGTAAAGACAAAGAATTTTTTGAGAAGAGTGCAAGTGATGAAAGTACAGAAGAAAAAtcagaagaagaagaagcagaggaagatgaagatgataaaGATGATGTagaagaagatgaagaagaggaagaagaagaagaggaAGAGGAAGAAGATGAAAGATGTAAAGATTTTATGGTAGAAGAAACTATTGAATGCCCTCCATTAGCACCAATAGTAGATGAAGATTTATCTGATGAAGTATTAGAACAAATtagtaatttaaaaatagaaGCTGCTGAACTTGTTCAAGATAATAAATTAGAAGAAGcattagaaaaatataataaaataattgcCTTTGGTAAGCCATCTGCTATGATATATACAAAACGTGCTTCAGTTTTGTTAAGCCTAAAAAGACCCAAAGCTTGTATAAGAGATTGCACTGAAGccttaaatttaaatatcgATAGTGCTAATGCATATAAAGTTAGAGCCAAAGCTTATAGACATTTAGGTAAATGGGAATGTGCACATGCTGATATTGAACAAGGTCAAAAGATTGATTATGATGAAGACTTATGGGATATGCAAAAATTGAtcgaagaaaaatataaaaagatttaTGAAAAGAGAAGATCCAAAATTAATagagaagaagaaaaaaaaagaaaaaaaagagaaaaggaATTGAAAAAAAGATTAGCAGCTAGGAAAGCAGCTGAAAAGGCATATAATAAAgctaataataaaagagaaaATTATGATTCAGATTCGTCTGATTCGTCTTATAGTGAACCTGACTTTTCTGGAGATTTCCCAGGAGGTATGCCAGGTGGAATGCCAGGAGGATTTCCAGGTGGATTTCCAGGAGGAATGCCAGGAGGAATGCCAGGAGGAATGCCAGGTGGAATGCCAGGTGGAATGCCAGGGGGAATGCCAGGTGGAATGCCAGGAGGTATGCCTGGTGGATTTCCAGGAGGAATGCCCGGTGGATTTCCAGGTGGAATGTCAGGAGGAATGCCAGGAGGAATGCCAGGTGGAATGCCCGGTGGTATGCCTGATTTAAATTCCCCTGAAATGAAAGAACTTTTTAATAACCCCCAATTTTTTCAAATGATGCAGAATATGATGAGTAATCCACAATTAATATCTAAGTATGCTAATGATCccaaatataaaaacttatttgagaatttaaaaaattcagATTTTGGTAATATGATGGGAAAAGAGAAtggaaaaaattaa